A portion of the Edaphobacter lichenicola genome contains these proteins:
- a CDS encoding ABC transporter permease — protein sequence MQTLIQDLRFSLRQIKRSPGFMITAVLTLALGVGANTAIFSLLDQALLRSLPVRAPEQLVVLSGTGKAWDGHSSNHGAGVEQSFSYPMYRDLRDRGTAFNGLIATAPAGIGITRNDASDFADAEIVSGNYFSVLGVPAAQGRLLTASDDTTPGANPVVVLNHRYWQTHLGADPRAVGETISINGAPFQIIGVAAPTFQSAVWGQLPDVFVPMSMLDQVIPGRGKRLQDHTDRWMNIIGRLKAGETPQHAQVAMAPLWHALRAEELKALGTKSQRFVDEYLTRSELVIAPGARGLSYERDSLQKPLYAVMGMALLVLLIAAVNVASLLLVRSAARVREFSLRYALGANARRVIQQLLLEGVLIGLAGGAAGLLIAPMCLHALVQQLATDGSTAFTTTLDARLLAFNFAIALGVSVLFSLAPAVQLLRPDIVNSLKQQTTTASGGTLNFRRLIVSLQVGLSVLLLVASGLFVRTMQNLKHVDTGINTSHLITFHVDPLLSGYPKEKIPALHQQMLDTMAALPGVQSVGASDDPELADTGHSGDFTVEGYNAPSDDEYIVEIPDVTPSFFHAMQEPVLVGRSFSEDDDATHPPVVIVNESFAKHYFTNSAAAIGRRLAPGEDVKTPEYMTIVGVTRDAKHRNLRDAVNPTVFTPLKQQKKVDQLYFYVRTATQPEQAFALVRQTIKQIAPGLAVDEMRTMDDQIDTTLSNERLIELLAISFGLLATMLAGVGLYGVLAFSTAQRTREIGIRIALGSTRLGVSRLVLLDVLRLAGIGVLVAIPCSIVLGRLLQSQLFGVSTADPFTLIAVVFLIAMVALLAAVIPARRASSVDPTTALRAE from the coding sequence ATGCAGACACTGATTCAGGACCTTCGCTTTTCATTACGCCAGATCAAACGCTCGCCGGGGTTCATGATCACGGCGGTGCTGACGCTGGCCCTGGGCGTGGGCGCGAATACCGCGATCTTCTCGCTACTGGACCAGGCGCTGTTGCGCTCGCTGCCGGTACGCGCGCCGGAGCAGCTCGTAGTGCTGAGCGGCACTGGGAAGGCGTGGGACGGTCACTCCAGCAATCATGGCGCAGGCGTGGAGCAGTCCTTCTCCTATCCAATGTATCGCGACCTGCGCGACCGCGGCACTGCATTCAACGGCTTGATCGCGACGGCTCCTGCCGGGATCGGCATCACGCGAAACGATGCGTCAGACTTCGCGGATGCGGAGATCGTGAGTGGAAACTACTTCAGCGTTCTCGGAGTTCCTGCTGCGCAAGGCCGATTGCTGACTGCGAGCGACGATACGACTCCGGGAGCAAATCCCGTGGTTGTTCTGAACCATCGTTACTGGCAGACGCATCTTGGAGCAGACCCTCGCGCAGTGGGCGAGACCATCTCGATCAACGGCGCACCCTTTCAGATTATCGGAGTTGCCGCGCCAACGTTTCAAAGTGCGGTGTGGGGACAGCTCCCCGATGTCTTCGTGCCGATGTCGATGTTGGATCAGGTAATTCCAGGAAGAGGAAAACGGCTGCAAGACCACACCGATCGATGGATGAATATCATTGGCCGGTTAAAGGCGGGTGAGACGCCGCAGCACGCCCAGGTGGCGATGGCTCCTCTGTGGCACGCATTGCGTGCAGAAGAATTAAAAGCGTTGGGAACCAAGTCGCAGCGCTTTGTTGATGAGTACCTGACCCGCAGCGAGCTGGTCATCGCTCCCGGTGCGCGGGGGCTCTCGTATGAGCGCGATTCGCTCCAGAAACCGCTGTATGCCGTCATGGGAATGGCGCTCCTTGTGCTCTTGATCGCCGCCGTCAACGTGGCAAGCCTGCTGCTGGTACGGTCGGCAGCGAGAGTGCGCGAGTTCTCGCTGCGATACGCGCTCGGCGCGAATGCACGGCGCGTCATACAGCAGCTCCTGCTGGAAGGAGTGTTGATCGGCCTTGCCGGAGGAGCAGCCGGATTGTTGATCGCCCCGATGTGCCTTCATGCGCTCGTGCAGCAACTGGCTACAGACGGATCGACAGCGTTCACGACCACGCTCGACGCTCGACTGCTGGCTTTCAATTTTGCGATCGCACTCGGTGTCAGCGTCTTGTTCAGCCTCGCACCCGCAGTACAGTTGTTGAGGCCGGACATCGTGAACTCGCTGAAGCAGCAAACAACGACGGCCTCCGGCGGCACACTGAACTTTCGGCGGCTCATCGTCTCCCTGCAGGTTGGCCTCAGCGTTTTGCTTCTGGTTGCCTCTGGTTTATTTGTGCGTACGATGCAGAATTTGAAACACGTCGATACCGGAATCAACACATCGCACCTGATCACGTTTCACGTCGACCCGCTGCTCTCCGGATACCCAAAGGAAAAAATACCAGCGCTGCATCAGCAGATGTTAGACACGATGGCGGCGCTACCTGGAGTGCAGTCCGTAGGCGCGTCCGATGATCCGGAGCTGGCCGACACAGGCCACAGCGGAGACTTCACGGTTGAGGGTTACAACGCTCCCTCCGACGACGAATACATCGTTGAAATCCCCGACGTCACTCCAAGCTTCTTTCACGCAATGCAGGAGCCTGTGCTCGTCGGACGCAGTTTTAGCGAAGACGACGACGCCACGCACCCGCCTGTCGTGATCGTGAACGAGAGCTTTGCAAAGCATTACTTCACCAACTCTGCCGCAGCCATCGGACGTCGCCTGGCACCAGGAGAAGACGTCAAGACGCCGGAGTACATGACCATCGTGGGCGTCACCCGAGACGCGAAGCACCGCAACCTGCGCGACGCGGTAAACCCAACAGTCTTCACCCCACTGAAACAGCAAAAAAAAGTAGACCAGCTCTATTTCTACGTCCGCACGGCGACACAGCCTGAGCAGGCTTTCGCACTTGTGCGGCAGACGATCAAACAGATCGCGCCGGGCCTCGCTGTGGACGAGATGAGAACGATGGACGATCAGATCGACACCACGCTTTCGAATGAGCGGTTGATCGAGCTACTGGCGATCTCGTTCGGCCTGCTTGCAACGATGCTCGCTGGCGTCGGCCTCTACGGCGTTCTTGCGTTTTCGACTGCGCAACGCACGCGGGAGATTGGCATTCGCATCGCGCTCGGGTCCACGCGCCTCGGAGTGTCCCGGCTGGTTCTCCTGGATGTGTTGCGGCTGGCGGGAATCGGCGTTCTGGTCGCGATTCCCTGCTCCATCGTGCTCGGAAGACTATTGCAGAGCCAACTCTTCGGTGTATCCACAGCAGATCCGTTCACGTTGATCGCTGTCGTATTCCTGATTGCGATGGTGGCACTACTGGCTGCCGTCATCCCTGCACGTCGAGCATCCTCGGTTGATCCGACAACTGCACTCCGTGCTGAATAA
- a CDS encoding DEAD/DEAH box helicase, whose amino-acid sequence MTSATLESNEQITSNDQQSTTQTNMLLANPAGLPLVDDVRFTDFNISDSLKNRLTSAGFSMPTPVQAKAIPPALEGADILATASTGTGKTLSFLIPMIQRMDANSVPSTKGKRGPIRALILLPTRELAMQVLEAYWKLVPGSKSDAVLVCGGLSENNQLDQLDRGPRLVVATPGRLEDFLRRREININSVEMLVLDEVDRMLDMGFLPAIRRIVGALPKTRQTMCYSATLDANIREIVRDYVNKPVRIEIGTTSKPSDRVELRVYTVMQDQKLGLLDQMLKQEEGTFLVFSRTKHGADRISKKLEKLGHDADVIHGDRSQSQRTAALKGFATGRHRVLVATDVAARGIDVNDIAHVVNYDLPNASDDFVHRIGRTGRAGKKGVATTFVMPQERHDARKLERELKIKFEWREADKNLEKEVRNAPLDTTAQGQDLMQLETRSWKGNDPVTPMTTPNANYGAKKTGFRSRSGGGGFSGGRNSGGRGPGGRPSSNSRPGSSRSGPARRGQ is encoded by the coding sequence TTGACCTCCGCAACCTTAGAATCCAACGAACAGATCACATCGAACGACCAGCAGTCCACGACGCAGACGAACATGTTGCTTGCCAACCCAGCCGGTCTCCCGCTTGTGGATGACGTTCGCTTTACCGACTTCAACATCTCGGACTCCCTCAAGAACCGCCTTACCAGCGCCGGCTTCAGCATGCCGACCCCCGTACAGGCGAAGGCCATCCCGCCCGCGCTCGAAGGCGCCGACATCCTGGCCACTGCCTCAACCGGCACCGGCAAGACCCTCAGCTTTCTCATCCCGATGATCCAGCGCATGGACGCGAACTCCGTGCCCAGCACCAAGGGCAAGCGCGGTCCAATCCGTGCCCTCATCCTGCTGCCGACGCGCGAGCTCGCCATGCAGGTGCTTGAGGCTTATTGGAAGCTCGTTCCCGGTTCGAAGAGTGACGCTGTGCTCGTCTGCGGCGGCCTCTCCGAGAACAACCAGCTCGATCAGCTCGACCGCGGCCCACGTCTCGTCGTTGCCACACCTGGCCGCCTCGAAGACTTCCTCCGCCGCCGCGAGATCAACATCAACTCCGTCGAGATGCTCGTCCTGGACGAAGTGGATCGCATGCTCGACATGGGCTTCCTTCCTGCCATCCGCCGCATCGTGGGCGCGCTGCCGAAGACCCGTCAGACCATGTGCTACTCGGCGACCCTCGACGCGAACATCCGCGAGATCGTCCGCGACTACGTCAACAAGCCAGTTCGCATCGAGATCGGCACCACCTCCAAGCCCAGCGACCGCGTCGAACTCCGCGTCTACACCGTCATGCAGGACCAGAAGCTTGGCCTGCTCGACCAGATGCTGAAGCAGGAAGAGGGAACCTTCCTCGTGTTCTCGCGTACCAAGCACGGCGCCGACCGCATCTCGAAGAAGCTTGAGAAGCTAGGCCACGACGCTGATGTGATCCACGGGGATCGCAGCCAGTCGCAGCGCACTGCGGCTCTGAAGGGCTTCGCCACTGGCCGTCATCGCGTTCTCGTAGCGACTGACGTTGCCGCCCGCGGTATCGACGTCAACGACATCGCGCACGTCGTCAACTACGATCTGCCCAATGCGTCGGACGACTTCGTTCACCGCATCGGCCGCACCGGCCGCGCCGGCAAGAAGGGCGTCGCTACGACGTTCGTCATGCCGCAGGAGCGTCACGATGCACGCAAGCTCGAGCGTGAACTGAAGATAAAGTTCGAGTGGCGCGAGGCCGATAAGAACCTTGAGAAGGAAGTCCGCAACGCGCCCCTCGACACAACAGCTCAGGGACAGGACCTCATGCAGCTTGAAACCCGCTCCTGGAAGGGTAACGACCCCGTCACGCCGATGACGACTCCTAACGCCAACTACGGCGCCAAAAAGACCGGCTTCCGTAGCCGTAGCGGCGGTGGTGGCTTCTCCGGCGGACGCAACTCCGGCGGCCGTGGCCCCGGCGGTCGCCCGAGCAGCAACAGCCGCCCCGGCAGCAGCCGCTCCGGCCCAGCTCGCCGCGGCCAGTAA
- a CDS encoding ABC-F family ATP-binding cassette domain-containing protein, translating to MISVSNVTMRYGSKLLFEDVSVTFTTGRRYGLTGPNGAGKSTFMKCLTGEIDPQKGTVVRPKKIGVLKQDQYEFDAYRVIDTVIMGNKALWAALEEREIIYAKAEMTDEDGSRLGELEGIVGDEDGYEAESNAAVLLQGLDIPDELHERKMSELQGGQKVRVLLAQALFGNPQALLLDEPTNYLDLESIHWLQDFLIRYSGTVITISHDRHFLNNVCTHIADIDYETIITYNGGYDDMVFQKTSVRTRIESQNEQREKKIAQLNDFIARFSAGTRSSQVNSRKKEVERLATSELARSNIARPFISFKMERPSGKNVIEFEKVNKSYEQKDGKTEHVINNFTASVTRGDKVILMGRNGQGKTTLLKALLANGPGIEEKDVSIDSGTVKWGHEVSIGYFAQDHKGSIQLGMTASDWLHQFDPQATKEDIRGILGQMLFKGEEGLKKTDALSGGEAARLLFCKIMLQKPNVLVLDEPTNHLDLESINALNQAIQKYEGTVFLVTHDQDLIEEAGTRIWHFEGGPTDFHITDHKGPYEEYQQQLAIAAK from the coding sequence ATGATCTCAGTTTCCAACGTCACTATGCGCTATGGCTCGAAGCTCCTCTTCGAGGATGTCTCCGTCACCTTCACGACCGGTCGCCGCTACGGCCTCACCGGTCCCAACGGCGCCGGCAAGTCCACCTTCATGAAGTGCCTTACCGGCGAGATTGACCCGCAGAAGGGGACCGTCGTCCGCCCCAAAAAGATCGGCGTTCTCAAGCAGGACCAGTACGAGTTCGACGCCTACCGCGTCATCGATACCGTCATCATGGGCAACAAGGCGCTGTGGGCCGCTCTTGAAGAGCGCGAGATCATCTACGCCAAGGCCGAGATGACCGACGAAGACGGCTCTCGCCTCGGCGAACTCGAAGGCATCGTCGGCGACGAAGACGGCTACGAGGCAGAGTCCAATGCCGCCGTCCTCCTGCAAGGTCTCGACATCCCCGATGAACTTCACGAGCGCAAGATGTCCGAGCTTCAGGGTGGCCAGAAGGTTCGCGTCCTGCTTGCCCAGGCGCTCTTCGGCAATCCTCAGGCCCTGCTGCTCGACGAGCCCACCAACTACCTTGACCTCGAGTCCATCCACTGGCTCCAGGACTTCCTCATCCGCTACAGCGGCACCGTCATCACCATCTCGCACGATCGGCACTTCCTCAACAACGTCTGCACCCACATCGCCGACATCGACTACGAGACCATCATCACCTACAACGGCGGCTACGACGACATGGTCTTCCAGAAGACCAGCGTCCGCACCCGTATCGAGAGCCAGAACGAGCAGCGCGAAAAGAAGATCGCCCAGTTGAACGACTTCATCGCCCGCTTCTCGGCCGGTACGCGCTCTTCGCAGGTGAACTCTCGCAAGAAGGAAGTCGAACGTCTCGCCACCAGCGAGCTTGCCCGCTCCAACATCGCACGCCCCTTCATTAGCTTCAAGATGGAGCGGCCCTCCGGCAAAAACGTCATCGAGTTCGAGAAGGTCAACAAGAGCTACGAGCAGAAGGACGGCAAGACTGAGCACGTCATCAACAACTTCACCGCCTCGGTCACTCGCGGCGACAAGGTGATCCTGATGGGTCGCAACGGGCAGGGCAAGACCACCCTCCTTAAGGCGCTCCTCGCAAACGGCCCCGGCATCGAAGAGAAGGATGTCTCCATCGACTCCGGCACGGTCAAGTGGGGTCACGAGGTCTCGATCGGCTACTTCGCGCAGGACCACAAAGGCTCGATCCAACTCGGTATGACAGCCAGCGACTGGCTGCACCAGTTCGATCCGCAGGCCACCAAGGAAGACATTCGCGGCATCCTTGGCCAGATGCTCTTCAAAGGCGAAGAGGGCCTCAAGAAGACCGACGCACTCTCCGGGGGCGAAGCGGCTCGTTTGCTCTTCTGCAAGATCATGTTGCAGAAGCCGAATGTCCTGGTCCTCGACGAACCCACCAACCACTTGGACCTCGAGAGCATCAACGCCCTGAACCAGGCGATCCAGAAGTATGAAGGCACTGTCTTCCTGGTCACGCACGACCAGGACCTGATCGAGGAGGCCGGCACACGCATCTGGCACTTCGAAGGCGGCCCTACCGACTTCCACATCACCGACCATAAGGGTCCCTACGAGGAGTATCAGCAGCAACTCGCTATCGCTGCGAAGTAA
- a CDS encoding DUF2237 family protein, producing MPTAEPIKNRGKNVLGQPLDICGCEPMTGFYRTGCCETGPDDHGVHTICCVVDAAFLEASKALGNDLSTPMPQFGFAGLKPGDRWCVCAARWLQVQQAGAACPIILEATHENTLKIVPFELLIQYAVIPSQLH from the coding sequence ATGCCCACCGCCGAACCCATCAAAAACCGAGGCAAAAACGTCCTCGGGCAGCCCCTCGATATCTGCGGCTGCGAGCCCATGACCGGCTTCTACCGCACCGGTTGTTGCGAGACCGGCCCCGACGATCACGGTGTCCACACCATCTGCTGCGTTGTCGACGCTGCCTTCCTTGAAGCCTCCAAAGCCCTGGGCAACGACCTCAGTACCCCCATGCCGCAGTTTGGCTTTGCCGGCCTCAAACCGGGAGACCGCTGGTGTGTCTGTGCTGCCCGCTGGCTCCAGGTTCAACAGGCCGGAGCCGCCTGCCCCATCATCCTCGAAGCCACCCACGAGAATACCCTCAAGATTGTTCCTTTCGAACTCCTCATTCAGTACGCGGTGATCCCCAGTCAGCTTCACTAG